One Onychostoma macrolepis isolate SWU-2019 chromosome 15, ASM1243209v1, whole genome shotgun sequence DNA segment encodes these proteins:
- the LOC131520823 gene encoding transmembrane protein 25 isoform X3 yields MHLNHTRVTMPRVCLRQRTRLSALFFHTLSWACSASIDPAPKIDGQQTSLVTVQENVTHHFSCQSEGWDAQAPPLLTWYLNGERQSEVTGRRGAGRLVKTSSQDSGTLKYGSERNSTFTLKPKRGDRELVCAARNPARGESYNASVTLNVQFRPEILHVDAHYSQSSDPGLALILFALVRSNPPATIRWVDQSGQLLANSSDFLILDSRSFPWLTNHSLQLTLSSLSGNITVNANNSLGSTHSNLTLTEFLQSRVEVPVFGIVTGGVAGFITLLIFTLMVFFLLQKDKTKALEEPAVRLSCKRSENGMYLPRENMSLPSHVQLNDDGSLCKGLQSSRSNTLERRRAEDDEEDLSAAYAARGQGSGGTGGP; encoded by the exons ATGCATCTCAATCACACACGC gtgacTATGCCCCGTGTGTGTTTGAGGCAGAGGACGCGTCTGTCTGCTTTATTCTTTCACACCTTGTCCTGGGCCTGTTCAG CATCCATTGACCCCGCCCCCAAAATTGACGGACAGCAGACCTCGTTGGTTACCGTACAGGAGAACGTCACTCACCACTTCAGCTGCCAATCAGAGGGCTGGGATGCTCAAGCCCCGCCCCTGCTCACCTGGTACCTGAACGGCGAGCGGCAGAGTGAAGTGACGGGCCGCCGGGGGGCGGGGCGTCTGGTGAAGACATCATCGCAGGATTCTGGAACGCTTAAATACGGATCAGAGCGCAACAGCACGTTCACACTGAAGCCGAAGCGCGGGGACCGAGAGCTGGTGTGTGCGGCGCGAAACCCCGCGAGAGGAGAGAGCTACAACGCCAGCGTCACACTCAACGTCCAGT TCCGGCCGGAGATCCTGCATGTGGACGCTCACTACAGCCAGAGCTCGGACCCGGGCCTCGCCCTCATTCTCTTCGCTTTGGTTCGCTCCAACCCCCCCGCCACCATCCGCTGGGTGGATCAGTCTGGTCAGCTGCTGGCCAACAGCTCTGACTTCCTCATCCTGGACTCGCGCAGTTTCCCCTGGCTGACCAATCACAGCCTGCAGCTCACGCTCAGCAGCCTATCAGGAAACATCACCGTGAACGCCAACAACAGCCTCGGCTCCACCCACAGCAACCTCACGCTCACAG AGTTCCTGCAGTCGCGTGTAGAGGTGCCGGTGTTCGGGATCGTGACGGGTGGCGTCGCCGGCTTCATCACCCTCCTCATCTTCACCCTGATGGTGTTCTTCCTCCTTCAGAAGGACAAAACCAAAGCCCTCG AGGAGCCTGCAGTGCGTCTCTCCTGCAAACG cagcGAGAACGGCATGTATCTGCCGCGGGAGAACATGTCTCTGCCGTCTCACGTGCAGCTGAATGATGACGGATCTCTCTGTAAGG GACTCCAGAGCTCCAGATCCAACACACTGGAGAGGAGACGCGCCGAGGACGATGAGGAGGACCTGTCTGCGGCCTACGCCGCCCGAGGTCAGGGGTCAGGCGGTACAGGCGGTCCTTAA
- the LOC131520823 gene encoding transmembrane protein 25 isoform X1, translated as MHLNHTRVTMPRVCLRQRTRLSALFFHTLSWACSASIDPAPKIDGQQTSLVTVQENVTHHFSCQSEGWDAQAPPLLTWYLNGERQSEVTGRRGAGRLVKTSSQDSGTLKYGSERNSTFTLKPKRGDRELVCAARNPARGESYNASVTLNVQFRPEILHVDAHYSQSSDPGLALILFALVRSNPPATIRWVDQSGQLLANSSDFLILDSRSFPWLTNHSLQLTLSSLSGNITVNANNSLGSTHSNLTLTEFLQSRVEVPVFGIVTGGVAGFITLLIFTLMVFFLLQKDKTKALEEPAVRLSCKRSENGMYLPRENMSLPSHVQLNDDGSLCKGLQSSRSNTLERRRAEDDEEDLSAAYAARVFTVGPIFMVLPRAPQPHGAGTDHDPYCSFKEP; from the exons ATGCATCTCAATCACACACGC gtgacTATGCCCCGTGTGTGTTTGAGGCAGAGGACGCGTCTGTCTGCTTTATTCTTTCACACCTTGTCCTGGGCCTGTTCAG CATCCATTGACCCCGCCCCCAAAATTGACGGACAGCAGACCTCGTTGGTTACCGTACAGGAGAACGTCACTCACCACTTCAGCTGCCAATCAGAGGGCTGGGATGCTCAAGCCCCGCCCCTGCTCACCTGGTACCTGAACGGCGAGCGGCAGAGTGAAGTGACGGGCCGCCGGGGGGCGGGGCGTCTGGTGAAGACATCATCGCAGGATTCTGGAACGCTTAAATACGGATCAGAGCGCAACAGCACGTTCACACTGAAGCCGAAGCGCGGGGACCGAGAGCTGGTGTGTGCGGCGCGAAACCCCGCGAGAGGAGAGAGCTACAACGCCAGCGTCACACTCAACGTCCAGT TCCGGCCGGAGATCCTGCATGTGGACGCTCACTACAGCCAGAGCTCGGACCCGGGCCTCGCCCTCATTCTCTTCGCTTTGGTTCGCTCCAACCCCCCCGCCACCATCCGCTGGGTGGATCAGTCTGGTCAGCTGCTGGCCAACAGCTCTGACTTCCTCATCCTGGACTCGCGCAGTTTCCCCTGGCTGACCAATCACAGCCTGCAGCTCACGCTCAGCAGCCTATCAGGAAACATCACCGTGAACGCCAACAACAGCCTCGGCTCCACCCACAGCAACCTCACGCTCACAG AGTTCCTGCAGTCGCGTGTAGAGGTGCCGGTGTTCGGGATCGTGACGGGTGGCGTCGCCGGCTTCATCACCCTCCTCATCTTCACCCTGATGGTGTTCTTCCTCCTTCAGAAGGACAAAACCAAAGCCCTCG AGGAGCCTGCAGTGCGTCTCTCCTGCAAACG cagcGAGAACGGCATGTATCTGCCGCGGGAGAACATGTCTCTGCCGTCTCACGTGCAGCTGAATGATGACGGATCTCTCTGTAAGG GACTCCAGAGCTCCAGATCCAACACACTGGAGAGGAGACGCGCCGAGGACGATGAGGAGGACCTGTCTGCGGCCTACGCCGCCCGAG tttttacagtggGGCCCATTTTCATGGTCTTGCCTCGGGCCCCACAGCCCCACGGGGCCGGCACTGATCACGACCCGTACTGTTCCTTTAAAGAGCCCTGA
- the LOC131520823 gene encoding transmembrane protein 25 isoform X2 — protein sequence MHLNHTRVTMPRVCLRQRTRLSALFFHTLSWACSASIDPAPKIDGQQTSLVTVQENVTHHFSCQSEGWDAQAPPLLTWYLNGERQSEVTGRRGAGRLVKTSSQDSGTLKYGSERNSTFTLKPKRGDRELVCAARNPARGESYNASVTLNVQFRPEILHVDAHYSQSSDPGLALILFALVRSNPPATIRWVDQSGQLLANSSDFLILDSRSFPWLTNHSLQLTLSSLSGNITVNANNSLGSTHSNLTLTEFLQSRVEVPVFGIVTGGVAGFITLLIFTLMVFFLLQKDKTKALEEPAVRLSCKRSENGMYLPRENMSLPSHVQLNDDGSLCKGLQSSRSNTLERRRAEDDEEDLSAAYAARGFARYPMVGYIYKVSSTSSDEIWL from the exons ATGCATCTCAATCACACACGC gtgacTATGCCCCGTGTGTGTTTGAGGCAGAGGACGCGTCTGTCTGCTTTATTCTTTCACACCTTGTCCTGGGCCTGTTCAG CATCCATTGACCCCGCCCCCAAAATTGACGGACAGCAGACCTCGTTGGTTACCGTACAGGAGAACGTCACTCACCACTTCAGCTGCCAATCAGAGGGCTGGGATGCTCAAGCCCCGCCCCTGCTCACCTGGTACCTGAACGGCGAGCGGCAGAGTGAAGTGACGGGCCGCCGGGGGGCGGGGCGTCTGGTGAAGACATCATCGCAGGATTCTGGAACGCTTAAATACGGATCAGAGCGCAACAGCACGTTCACACTGAAGCCGAAGCGCGGGGACCGAGAGCTGGTGTGTGCGGCGCGAAACCCCGCGAGAGGAGAGAGCTACAACGCCAGCGTCACACTCAACGTCCAGT TCCGGCCGGAGATCCTGCATGTGGACGCTCACTACAGCCAGAGCTCGGACCCGGGCCTCGCCCTCATTCTCTTCGCTTTGGTTCGCTCCAACCCCCCCGCCACCATCCGCTGGGTGGATCAGTCTGGTCAGCTGCTGGCCAACAGCTCTGACTTCCTCATCCTGGACTCGCGCAGTTTCCCCTGGCTGACCAATCACAGCCTGCAGCTCACGCTCAGCAGCCTATCAGGAAACATCACCGTGAACGCCAACAACAGCCTCGGCTCCACCCACAGCAACCTCACGCTCACAG AGTTCCTGCAGTCGCGTGTAGAGGTGCCGGTGTTCGGGATCGTGACGGGTGGCGTCGCCGGCTTCATCACCCTCCTCATCTTCACCCTGATGGTGTTCTTCCTCCTTCAGAAGGACAAAACCAAAGCCCTCG AGGAGCCTGCAGTGCGTCTCTCCTGCAAACG cagcGAGAACGGCATGTATCTGCCGCGGGAGAACATGTCTCTGCCGTCTCACGTGCAGCTGAATGATGACGGATCTCTCTGTAAGG GACTCCAGAGCTCCAGATCCAACACACTGGAGAGGAGACGCGCCGAGGACGATGAGGAGGACCTGTCTGCGGCCTACGCCGCCCGAG GTTTCGCTCGCTATCCGATGGTCGGCTACATCTATAAAGTCAGCAGCACCAGCAGCGACGAGATCTGGCTCTGA
- the LOC131520823 gene encoding transmembrane protein 25 isoform X4 — MHLNHTRVTMPRVCLRQRTRLSALFFHTLSWACSASIDPAPKIDGQQTSLVTVQENVTHHFSCQSEGWDAQAPPLLTWYLNGERQSEVTGRRGAGRLVKTSSQDSGTLKYGSERNSTFTLKPKRGDRELVCAARNPARGESYNASVTLNVQFRPEILHVDAHYSQSSDPGLALILFALVRSNPPATIRWVDQSGQLLANSSDFLILDSRSFPWLTNHSLQLTLSSLSGNITVNANNSLGSTHSNLTLTEFLQSRVEVPVFGIVTGGVAGFITLLIFTLMVFFLLQKDKTKALAARTACICRGRTCLCRLTCS; from the exons ATGCATCTCAATCACACACGC gtgacTATGCCCCGTGTGTGTTTGAGGCAGAGGACGCGTCTGTCTGCTTTATTCTTTCACACCTTGTCCTGGGCCTGTTCAG CATCCATTGACCCCGCCCCCAAAATTGACGGACAGCAGACCTCGTTGGTTACCGTACAGGAGAACGTCACTCACCACTTCAGCTGCCAATCAGAGGGCTGGGATGCTCAAGCCCCGCCCCTGCTCACCTGGTACCTGAACGGCGAGCGGCAGAGTGAAGTGACGGGCCGCCGGGGGGCGGGGCGTCTGGTGAAGACATCATCGCAGGATTCTGGAACGCTTAAATACGGATCAGAGCGCAACAGCACGTTCACACTGAAGCCGAAGCGCGGGGACCGAGAGCTGGTGTGTGCGGCGCGAAACCCCGCGAGAGGAGAGAGCTACAACGCCAGCGTCACACTCAACGTCCAGT TCCGGCCGGAGATCCTGCATGTGGACGCTCACTACAGCCAGAGCTCGGACCCGGGCCTCGCCCTCATTCTCTTCGCTTTGGTTCGCTCCAACCCCCCCGCCACCATCCGCTGGGTGGATCAGTCTGGTCAGCTGCTGGCCAACAGCTCTGACTTCCTCATCCTGGACTCGCGCAGTTTCCCCTGGCTGACCAATCACAGCCTGCAGCTCACGCTCAGCAGCCTATCAGGAAACATCACCGTGAACGCCAACAACAGCCTCGGCTCCACCCACAGCAACCTCACGCTCACAG AGTTCCTGCAGTCGCGTGTAGAGGTGCCGGTGTTCGGGATCGTGACGGGTGGCGTCGCCGGCTTCATCACCCTCCTCATCTTCACCCTGATGGTGTTCTTCCTCCTTCAGAAGGACAAAACCAAAGCCCTCG cagcGAGAACGGCATGTATCTGCCGCGGGAGAACATGTCTCTGCCGTCTCACGTGCAGCTGA
- the LOC131520832 gene encoding T-cell surface glycoprotein CD3 epsilon chain-like has product MLLLSVMIVMIVLLAAAVDPAQGQELQITGYSVILTCSGGEDGGVTWKKDDKAIDKENKMMYEVSAEQGIVKGSYFCEYSDVKHMFYLKVKVCENCYELSGTVAWGVIFGDLLITGLVILCVYTCAARNSDGTQKKASNPRSVNPPRPPNPDYEALDPKMRSSNALYAGLNK; this is encoded by the exons ATGCTTCTCCTGAGCGTGATGATCGTGATGATCGTGCTGCTCGCCGCGGCTGTGGATCCAGCTCAGGGTCAAG AACTACAGATCACAGGATATAGTGTCATTTTGACCTGCTCTGGAGGTGAAGATGGTGGAGTAACGTGGAAGAAAGACGACAAAgcaattgataaagaaaataagATGATGTACGAAGTCTCAGCTGAACAGGGAATAGTAAAAGGATCCTACTTCTGTGAATATAGTGATGTAAAACACATGTTCTACCTCAAAGTAAAAG tgtgtgagAACTGCTATGAGTTGAGTGGTACGGTGGCGTGGGGCGTTATATTCGGAGATTTACTGATCACAGGACTAGTTATTCTCTGCGTCTACACCTGTGCTGCCAGAAACAGCGACGGCACACAGAAGAAAg CATCAAATCCCCGATCAGTAAACCCTCCTCGACCTCCAAACCCGGACTATGAG GCTCTGGATCCAAAGATGCGCAGCAGCAATGCTCTGTACGCAGGCCTCAATAAATAG
- the LOC131520829 gene encoding myelin protein zero-like protein 2: protein MCVCVCVCVCEIGLMCVEQGHLLLLLLAASGWRSVSGIRVFTAGEVKAVNGTDVRLKCTFQSSAAVRESSVTVSWSFRPLGPGHVETVFYYREKQFPPSEGRFRKKVDWAGDISGRDASVVLRRVPFSFNGTFSCEVKNPPDVHGNVGEVRLQVVSTASLSEILILCVSIGGAILLILLLVMIVASLRRCHRRRNPEPNHSVLQHEHDLSC from the exons atgtgtgtgtgtgtgtgtgtgtgtgtgtgtgagatcggACTCATGTGTGTGGAACAGGGTCatctgttgctgctgctgctcgcCGCCTCAG GCTGGCGGAGTGTGTCCGGGATCCGTGTGTTCACAGCTGGCGAGGTGAAGGCCGTTAACGGGACAGATGTGCGTCTCAAATGCACCTTCCAGAGTTCAGCTGCGGTCCGAGAGTCGAGCGTCACGGTGTCCTGGAGCTTCAGACCGCTCGGCCCCGGACACGTGGAGACG GTGTTTTATTATCGCGAGAAGCAGTTTCCTCCTTCGGAGGGCCGCTTTAGGAAGAAGGTGGACTGGGCTGGAGACATCAGCGGCCGTGATGCGTCTGTGGTTCTGCGCAGAGTGCCGTTCTCGTTTAACGGGACGTTCAGCTGTGAGGTGAAGAACCCGCCGGACGTTCACGGGAACGTGGGTGAGGTGCGGCTGCAGGTCGTCAGCACAG CCTCGCTCTCTGAGATCCTGATTCTCTGTGTGTCCATCGGAGGCGCCATTCTGCTGATTCTGCTGCTGGTGATGATCGTCGCGTCGCTGCGCCGCTGTCACAGACGGAGAAACCCAGAGCCAAACCACAGCGTCCTCCAACACGAGCACGACCTCAGCTGCTGA